AGCTCCATGGTGCAGAGCTTCGGCAACCACTTCTGGCGCTGGGTATCGCTGCCGAAGGCATCGATCATCCAGGACGCCATGTTGTGGATGGAGATGAAGGCCGAGGTGGTCGGACAGCCGGTCGCGAGCGCCTCGAAGATCAGCGCAGCGTCGAACCGCGTCATGGCGGAGCCGCCGACATCGTCGCGGATGTAGATGCCGCCCATGCCGAGCGCGGCGGCCTCGCGCATGACCTCGACGGGGAAATACTTCTCCTCGTCCCAGCGCAGCGCATGCGGCGCGATCTTCTCTGCCGCAAACGCCAACGCCATGTCGCGAACCGCGATCTGATCCTCGTTCAGAGCGAACTGCATGCCGGGCTGCTCATTGTTCTCGTCATTGCGAGGAGCGAAGCGACGAAGCAATCCATTCTTTCTTTTCGCGGCGATATGGATTGCTTCGCTGCGCTCGCAATGACGGGCCGGGGCTGGGCTACCGCCTTACTTCATCAGCGGGATCGAGAATTCCGCACCCTCCTTGACGCCGGACGGCCAGCGCGAGGTCACCGTCTTGGTCTTGGTGTAGAAGCGGATCGAGTCGGGTCCGTGCTGGTTGAGGTCGCCAAACCCCGACTTCTTCCAGCCGCCGAAGGTGTAATAAGCGATCGGCACCGGGATCGGCACGTTGATGCCGACCATGCCGACGTTCACCTTGGCCGCGAAGTCGCGGGCGGCATCCCCGTCGCGGGTGAAGATGGCAACGCCGTTGCCGTAGTCATGGTCCGACGGCAGCGCCAGCGCTTCCTTGTAGTCGTGCGCGCGCACGACCGAGAGCACCGGGCCGAAGATCTCTTCCTTGTAGATCCGCATGTCCTTGGTGACGTTGTCGAACAGCGAACCGCCGAGATAGAAGCCCTTCTCGTAGCCCTGCATCTTGAAGCCGCGGCCGTCGACGGCGAGCGTCGCGCCTTCCTTGAGGCCGATGTCGATATAGCTCTTGACCTTCTCGACCGCCTCGCGCGTCACCAGCGGACCGTAATCGGCCGACGGATCGATCGAGGTGCCGATCTTCAGGGATTCGACGCGCGGGATCAGCTTTTCCATCAGGCGGTCGGCGGTGGTCTTGCCGACGGGAACGGCAACGGAGACCGCCATGCAGCGCTCGCCGCCCGAGCCGTAGCCGGCGCCGATCAGCGCATCGACCGTCTGGTCCATGTCGGCGTCGGGCATCACGATGGCGTGGTTCTTGGCGCCACCAAAACACTGGCAGCGCTTACCGGTCTGCGCGGCGCGCTCGTAGATGTACTGCGCGATCGGGGTCGAGCCGACGAAGCCGATCGCCTTGATATCGGGATCGTCGAGGATGCCGTCGACCGCCTCCTTGTCACCGTTGACGACGTTGAGGATACCGGCCGGCAGGCCCGCTTCGATCATCAGCTCGGCAAGCTTCATCGGCACGCCGGGATCGCGCTCCGAGGGCTTGAGGATGAAGGCATTGCCGCAGGCGATCGCGGGTGCGAACTTCCACATCGGGATCATCGCCGGGAAATTGAACGGCGTGATGCCGGCGACGACGCCGAGCGGCTGGCGCAGCGAATAGATGTCGATGCCGGGGCCGGCGCCTTCGGTGTATTCGCCCTTCATCAGGTGCGGAATACCGCAGGCGAATTCCGCGACCTCGAGGCCACGCTGGATGTCGCCCTTGGCGTCGGGAACGGTCTTGCCGTGCTCGCGCGCCAAAAGCTCAGCCAGCTTGTCGTAGTCGCGTTGCACCAGTTCGACGAATTTCGTCATCACCCGCGCGCGGCGCTGCGGATTGGTCGCGGCCCACTCCGGCTGCGCGGCGCGTGCGTTCTCGACGGCGGCGCGAACCTCGGCCTTGGACGCCAGCGCCACCTTGGCCTGGACGTCACCGGTCATCGGCTCGAAGACGTCGGCGGTGCGGCCGGACGTACCCTTCACTTCC
The DNA window shown above is from Bradyrhizobium sp. CB1650 and carries:
- a CDS encoding CoA-acylating methylmalonate-semialdehyde dehydrogenase; amino-acid sequence: MRAVGHFIGGKEVKGTSGRTADVFEPMTGDVQAKVALASKAEVRAAVENARAAQPEWAATNPQRRARVMTKFVELVQRDYDKLAELLAREHGKTVPDAKGDIQRGLEVAEFACGIPHLMKGEYTEGAGPGIDIYSLRQPLGVVAGITPFNFPAMIPMWKFAPAIACGNAFILKPSERDPGVPMKLAELMIEAGLPAGILNVVNGDKEAVDGILDDPDIKAIGFVGSTPIAQYIYERAAQTGKRCQCFGGAKNHAIVMPDADMDQTVDALIGAGYGSGGERCMAVSVAVPVGKTTADRLMEKLIPRVESLKIGTSIDPSADYGPLVTREAVEKVKSYIDIGLKEGATLAVDGRGFKMQGYEKGFYLGGSLFDNVTKDMRIYKEEIFGPVLSVVRAHDYKEALALPSDHDYGNGVAIFTRDGDAARDFAAKVNVGMVGINVPIPVPIAYYTFGGWKKSGFGDLNQHGPDSIRFYTKTKTVTSRWPSGVKEGAEFSIPLMK